Proteins encoded by one window of Silvibacterium dinghuense:
- the nuoD gene encoding NADH dehydrogenase (quinone) subunit D — protein MPADLSEFVPTSALIKPRPEEGSKDRTLVLNMGPQHPSTHGVLRLVIEIDGETVLNVVPDIGYLHTGIEKTCEAKFYQQVVPMTDRIDYLSPMTNNLCYCLAVEKLLQLEIPDRAQWIRVLFNELTRLNSHLVWLGTHAMDIGALTVFLYCFREREQILRIFEAVAGQRMMTSYFRVGGLSLEPPLDLLGRIRDFLKTMPEKIDEYQNLLTGNPIWVSRLKNVGHLSAEDAIALGVTGPPLRASGVDWDLRRDMPYSSYEKFQFKVPISHDCDVWARYVIRLEEMRESVKICMQALDGMPEGDIRAHAPKIVLPDREKMKTEMESLIHHFKIVTEGFAVPAGQVYQAVESPRGEMGYFVVSDGTAKPYRVHMRNPSFATLQALQTMCAGRLIADVVAVIGSIDIVLGEIDR, from the coding sequence ATGCCGGCCGATCTTTCTGAATTTGTCCCTACCTCTGCGCTGATCAAGCCGCGCCCGGAAGAAGGCTCGAAGGACCGCACGCTGGTCCTCAACATGGGCCCACAGCATCCGTCCACGCACGGCGTGCTGCGCCTGGTGATCGAGATCGACGGCGAGACGGTGCTCAACGTCGTTCCTGACATCGGCTACCTGCATACCGGCATCGAGAAGACCTGCGAAGCGAAGTTCTACCAGCAGGTCGTGCCGATGACTGATCGCATCGATTACCTCAGTCCGATGACCAACAATCTCTGTTATTGTCTGGCCGTCGAGAAGCTGCTGCAGCTGGAGATCCCTGACCGCGCACAGTGGATTCGCGTGCTCTTCAACGAGCTCACGCGCCTCAATTCACATCTGGTCTGGCTGGGCACGCACGCCATGGACATCGGCGCGCTCACCGTCTTCCTCTACTGCTTCCGCGAGCGCGAACAGATCCTGCGCATCTTTGAGGCTGTTGCCGGCCAGCGCATGATGACTTCGTACTTCCGCGTCGGAGGCCTCTCACTCGAACCGCCACTCGATCTTCTCGGCAGAATCCGCGACTTTCTGAAGACGATGCCGGAGAAGATCGACGAGTATCAGAACCTGCTCACCGGCAATCCGATCTGGGTAAGCCGCCTGAAGAACGTCGGCCATCTGAGCGCGGAAGATGCCATCGCGCTCGGCGTAACCGGTCCTCCGCTCCGTGCCTCGGGCGTCGATTGGGATCTGCGCCGTGACATGCCCTATTCGAGCTACGAGAAGTTCCAGTTCAAGGTGCCAATCTCGCATGACTGCGACGTGTGGGCACGCTATGTTATCCGCCTCGAAGAGATGCGCGAGTCGGTAAAGATTTGCATGCAGGCGCTCGACGGTATGCCGGAAGGCGATATCCGCGCGCATGCACCGAAGATTGTCCTGCCTGATCGCGAAAAGATGAAGACCGAGATGGAGTCGCTCATCCATCACTTCAAGATCGTCACCGAAGGCTTCGCCGTACCCGCGGGCCAGGTTTACCAGGCGGTGGAATCGCCGCGCGGCGAGATGGGCTACTTCGTCGTCAGCGACGGTACAGCCAAACCCTATCGCGTGCACATGCGAAATCCCTCTTTCGCAACCCTGCAGGCGTTACAGACCATGTGCGCCGGCCGACTGATCGCTGACGTAGTTGCGGTGATCGGCTCCATCGACATCGTGCTGGGAGAGATTGACCGATGA
- a CDS encoding cytochrome c oxidase subunit II, producing MPASHAHFPALASLKLYLPPDAVLHGASFDRLMRWNLIVLLVCFAASQVWIVVAMLRQKRSGKPPNPLLRRTLLALLIALYVAMAVTAQHLWAASRYQGASLEAMQVEVVGEQFQWYFRYPGVDAAFGITRPELVNAAAGNPLGIDPADEAGRDDFVSSVLMVPAGREVDLRIRSLDVIHGFFVPAMRLKQNAVPGMLLHVHFTPAVVGTYPILCTQVCGVGHARMQALLRVVPQADYDHWLAQREQAHAKAMQGGPQ from the coding sequence ATGCCGGCAAGCCACGCTCACTTCCCTGCCCTTGCCTCGCTCAAGCTGTACCTGCCTCCAGATGCGGTCCTGCACGGTGCGTCCTTCGACCGGCTGATGCGCTGGAACCTTATCGTGCTGCTGGTTTGCTTTGCCGCTTCCCAGGTCTGGATCGTTGTGGCCATGCTGCGCCAGAAGCGCTCCGGGAAGCCTCCGAATCCCCTCCTCCGCAGGACGCTGCTGGCCTTGCTGATCGCCCTGTATGTTGCCATGGCCGTGACGGCACAACACCTCTGGGCTGCCAGCCGGTACCAGGGCGCGTCGCTCGAGGCCATGCAGGTGGAAGTCGTCGGTGAGCAGTTTCAGTGGTACTTCCGCTATCCCGGCGTGGACGCCGCTTTCGGTATCACCCGACCCGAGCTGGTCAACGCCGCAGCCGGAAACCCGCTCGGCATCGATCCTGCGGATGAAGCCGGTCGCGACGATTTTGTTTCCAGCGTGCTCATGGTACCCGCAGGCCGCGAAGTCGATCTCCGCATCCGCTCGCTGGACGTCATCCACGGCTTCTTCGTCCCTGCCATGCGTCTCAAGCAGAATGCGGTCCCGGGCATGCTTCTTCACGTGCACTTCACCCCTGCTGTCGTCGGTACCTACCCTATTCTCTGTACCCAGGTCTGCGGTGTCGGACATGCGCGCATGCAGGCATTGTTGAGAGTCGTACCGCAAGCCGACTACGACCATTGGCTCGCTCAGCGGGAGCAGGCCCACGCCAAAGCGATGCAGGGAGGCCCCCAATGA
- a CDS encoding PaaI family thioesterase: protein MSDEGLIVCRTKIPARFEGPPGYVHGGVIATLLDEAMSKANRACNVIAMTRHLEVDYRRPVPLRSTIEITARHLKAEGRKHFCEAEIRLHGETLASGKALFIAVTKQFLLSRTKD from the coding sequence GTGAGCGATGAGGGACTTATCGTCTGCCGGACAAAGATTCCTGCCCGTTTCGAAGGGCCTCCAGGCTATGTCCATGGCGGAGTGATCGCTACCCTGCTGGACGAAGCGATGAGCAAAGCCAACCGTGCGTGCAACGTTATCGCCATGACGCGGCACCTTGAAGTCGACTACCGCCGCCCGGTTCCTTTGCGTTCGACGATTGAAATCACTGCCCGCCACCTGAAGGCAGAAGGCCGTAAGCACTTTTGTGAAGCGGAGATCCGCCTCCATGGTGAAACCTTGGCTTCAGGAAAGGCCCTGTTTATCGCCGTAACGAAACAGTTCCTCCTCTCAAGGACGAAGGACTGA
- the pdxT gene encoding pyridoxal 5'-phosphate synthase glutaminase subunit PdxT, whose product MTEIAEQKPRIGVLAIQGDFAAHAEALREAGAEAVLVRKPAELAGVEGLVIPGGESTTFLRFLERDGFLGALQEFVQTRPTFGTCAGCILLAKEVRNPAQRSLGVLDVTVERNAYGRQIDSIIETSQTALEGGPLELVYIRAPRIVRSGEGVKVLAERDGFPVLVEQDHLMAATFHPELSLDRRVHQRFVDLVRSRTTA is encoded by the coding sequence TTGACTGAGATTGCTGAACAGAAGCCGCGTATCGGTGTGCTTGCCATCCAGGGCGACTTTGCCGCCCATGCTGAAGCTCTCCGCGAAGCCGGGGCGGAAGCCGTGCTAGTGCGCAAGCCGGCAGAACTTGCCGGGGTAGAAGGCCTCGTCATCCCCGGCGGTGAATCGACCACCTTCCTGCGCTTCCTTGAGCGCGACGGTTTCCTCGGCGCACTGCAGGAGTTCGTGCAGACACGGCCAACCTTTGGCACCTGTGCCGGCTGCATCCTGCTGGCAAAAGAGGTCCGCAACCCCGCGCAGCGCAGTCTTGGCGTCCTGGACGTCACGGTTGAGCGCAACGCCTACGGGCGGCAGATCGACAGCATTATCGAGACATCCCAGACCGCGCTTGAAGGCGGCCCGCTCGAGCTGGTCTACATCCGCGCTCCCCGGATTGTGCGTTCCGGTGAAGGCGTCAAGGTACTGGCCGAGCGCGATGGCTTCCCTGTCCTCGTCGAGCAGGATCACCTGATGGCTGCGACCTTCCACCCCGAGCTTTCCCTGGATCGCCGCGTACACCAGCGCTTCGTCGATCTGGTGCGCAGCCGCACCACAGCCTGA
- a CDS encoding acyltransferase family protein, which translates to MSDSVAPSHRRLVPNLTVPHGAASAHLDALRGIAAVGVCANHLRDTLLADYSTLPHHNPALTLLYLASGLGHQWVMIFFVLSGYLVGGSVLRSFSAGRWSWRGYLLNRLSRLYMVLLPALLLGGAFDLLGLHLFGSAGLYGGRSGSHELTTPVAAHLHLTTLAGNYLYLQGILVPVFGSNGPLWSLANEFWYYLAFPLLLLAFLPKVRISARMLHGIVLAAILWFVGPFIAVYFLAWLAGAAIHYLPRLPVAKPLSRTALIVCFAVALALCLAWCKQTHFHASDAVLTVFTAALVYVVLSCAQGEAALPYQTVAHWLSRSSYTLYLVHLPLIVFLVSATGRIRLAPDAQQLLLALGIFAMALLYAQTLWFCFEKRTDSLREALRPYILPVRTASSSVLRP; encoded by the coding sequence ATGTCTGATTCTGTAGCCCCGTCTCATCGCCGCCTGGTTCCGAATCTCACCGTTCCGCATGGTGCCGCGTCCGCCCACCTCGATGCGCTGCGCGGCATTGCGGCGGTCGGTGTCTGCGCAAACCATCTGCGCGACACGCTGCTTGCGGATTACTCCACGCTGCCGCATCACAATCCTGCACTGACGCTGCTCTACCTTGCAAGCGGGCTGGGTCACCAGTGGGTGATGATCTTTTTTGTACTGAGCGGCTACCTGGTAGGCGGCAGCGTACTCCGATCCTTCTCCGCAGGCCGCTGGTCCTGGCGGGGTTATCTCCTGAACAGGCTCAGCCGCCTTTACATGGTGCTGCTGCCTGCGCTGTTGCTCGGCGGAGCGTTCGATCTCCTCGGCCTGCACCTCTTTGGGAGCGCCGGCCTTTATGGCGGCCGCTCTGGCAGCCACGAATTGACGACTCCTGTCGCAGCTCATCTCCACCTGACGACGCTGGCCGGAAACTATCTCTATCTGCAGGGAATTCTCGTTCCCGTCTTTGGCTCGAACGGTCCCTTGTGGAGCCTTGCGAACGAATTCTGGTACTACCTCGCATTTCCGCTGCTTTTGCTGGCGTTTTTGCCAAAAGTGCGGATATCTGCCCGTATGTTGCATGGCATCGTGCTTGCCGCGATTCTCTGGTTCGTCGGACCATTCATTGCGGTGTACTTTCTGGCCTGGCTTGCCGGGGCGGCGATTCACTACCTACCCCGGCTCCCCGTGGCGAAGCCTCTTTCTCGCACAGCTCTGATAGTTTGCTTCGCAGTCGCGCTCGCGCTCTGTCTGGCATGGTGCAAGCAGACGCATTTCCACGCGTCCGATGCGGTACTCACGGTCTTTACGGCAGCATTGGTTTATGTCGTCCTCTCCTGCGCTCAAGGAGAGGCGGCTCTGCCATATCAAACCGTTGCCCATTGGCTTTCCCGCTCTTCCTACACGCTCTATCTGGTGCATCTGCCGCTGATCGTTTTCCTGGTCAGCGCAACAGGACGCATACGGCTGGCGCCTGATGCTCAGCAACTGCTTCTAGCACTCGGTATTTTTGCCATGGCCCTGCTTTACGCGCAGACTCTCTGGTTTTGCTTCGAGAAACGGACGGATTCTCTGCGGGAGGCGCTCAGGCCTTATATCCTGCCGGTGCGTACAGCCTCGTCCTCAGTCCTTCGTCCTTGA
- a CDS encoding UBP-type zinc finger domain-containing protein translates to MHLRLCLECGHVGCCDSSHNKHATKHFHHTQHPVMRSFEPGETWGWCYVDEVELDLE, encoded by the coding sequence GTGCACCTCCGCCTCTGTCTGGAGTGCGGCCACGTCGGCTGTTGCGATTCTTCACATAACAAGCATGCGACCAAGCATTTTCATCACACACAGCATCCCGTCATGCGCTCCTTCGAGCCCGGTGAGACATGGGGCTGGTGCTATGTGGATGAGGTGGAATTGGATCTGGAGTGA
- the thiS gene encoding sulfur carrier protein ThiS, with translation MQITLNGQDRTIDDLPAAPTVADLITSLALKGDRIAVEQNGEIVPRSTWAASPVASGDKFEIVHFVGGGC, from the coding sequence ATGCAGATCACGTTAAATGGGCAGGATCGCACGATCGATGATCTGCCCGCCGCACCTACCGTAGCCGATCTCATTACCTCCCTTGCTCTCAAGGGAGACCGTATTGCCGTGGAGCAGAACGGCGAGATCGTTCCTCGCAGTACCTGGGCCGCATCTCCGGTTGCATCCGGGGACAAGTTTGAAATTGTTCACTTCGTCGGCGGTGGCTGCTGA
- the nuoE gene encoding complex I 24 kDa subunit family protein, whose protein sequence is MATEKTTIFSTETAARFDRLVTLYPVKRSALVPMLLYAQDDLGYITPGAVAEIAQRLDLRENDVESVLSYYSMLRTKPAGKYNLQVCTNISCMLRDGYGIYEHCKKRLGIGHKEVTADGLFSLEEVECIGACSWAPAMQVNYDFYDELTPEKVDVIIEDYKAGRGKETV, encoded by the coding sequence TTGGCTACGGAAAAGACGACCATATTTTCAACAGAGACGGCTGCACGCTTCGACCGGCTGGTCACGCTCTATCCGGTCAAGCGCTCGGCGCTCGTTCCCATGCTGCTCTATGCGCAGGACGATCTCGGCTACATCACGCCGGGCGCCGTAGCTGAAATTGCGCAGCGCCTCGATCTGCGCGAGAACGACGTGGAAAGCGTGCTCAGCTATTACTCCATGCTACGCACCAAGCCCGCCGGCAAGTACAACCTGCAGGTCTGCACCAATATCAGCTGCATGCTGCGCGACGGCTACGGTATTTATGAGCACTGCAAAAAGCGGCTCGGAATCGGGCATAAAGAGGTCACAGCTGATGGTCTCTTTTCGCTTGAAGAGGTGGAGTGCATCGGAGCCTGCAGCTGGGCGCCTGCCATGCAGGTGAATTACGACTTCTATGACGAGCTCACGCCGGAAAAGGTCGACGTGATCATTGAGGACTACAAGGCAGGCCGCGGAAAGGAAACGGTGTAA
- a CDS encoding cytochrome c oxidase subunit 3 — MPATFTRHSVEVERRDPGIGGKPPVDRRPTGGGGDGDNWDDHQSGRRGPRELLSRYRLGVLFAMAGDLMFFVAIVSAFFVRQSAGHFDARDNYVSDWRPLAVPPILWLNTAVLLLSSITIEIGRRQLFREIDVMEEWLGLGRPAVKRAAPWLLATLGLGLLFLAGQWIAWKQLVLAGFRFDSPDPSSHFFYLITGAHGAHLLLGLVALIAALIGLSRLKRVELRQIAVDCTAWYWHTMGLFWIFLFVLLVWFQ, encoded by the coding sequence ATGCCCGCCACCTTCACTCGTCATTCCGTCGAGGTCGAGCGCAGAGATCCAGGGATCGGCGGCAAGCCCCCTGTCGATCGGCGGCCGACCGGCGGCGGAGGCGATGGAGATAACTGGGATGATCACCAGTCCGGCCGTCGCGGTCCACGAGAGCTGCTGAGCCGCTATCGGCTTGGTGTGCTCTTTGCCATGGCCGGGGATCTGATGTTCTTCGTTGCCATCGTAAGCGCTTTTTTTGTTCGTCAGAGTGCAGGCCACTTCGATGCCCGGGATAATTACGTCTCTGACTGGCGCCCCCTGGCGGTGCCGCCTATCCTGTGGCTGAATACGGCCGTCCTGCTCCTGAGCTCGATCACGATAGAGATTGGGCGGCGGCAGCTCTTCCGCGAGATCGATGTGATGGAAGAATGGCTCGGTCTCGGGCGGCCAGCTGTCAAACGCGCTGCGCCATGGCTGCTGGCTACGCTCGGTCTCGGTCTGCTCTTTCTCGCCGGGCAATGGATTGCCTGGAAGCAGCTGGTGCTGGCAGGATTCCGCTTCGACTCACCCGACCCGAGCAGTCACTTCTTCTACCTCATCACCGGCGCGCACGGAGCGCACCTGCTGCTCGGCCTGGTAGCGCTCATCGCTGCGCTGATCGGGCTTTCCCGCCTGAAGCGCGTAGAGCTCCGGCAGATTGCGGTGGACTGCACAGCCTGGTACTGGCACACCATGGGCCTCTTCTGGATTTTTCTCTTTGTGCTGCTGGTATGGTTCCAATAG
- a CDS encoding cytochrome c oxidase subunit I gives MSRIFTTDHRRLGVLYLYLSLAAVVVGTLLSLLIRIHRIWPDWRLPVYGLMKPEDYLALVTMHGTLMVFFVLTTAPQSGFANLVLPAQIGGGRMAFPRLNAAAFWLAVLSFVVLLAAFFVPQGAPISGWTHYPPMSAVSASGPGQGAGMDIWLASIGIFCLSAWLSAVNLLATILTQRCSGMSWTRMPMTVWGWMVASILTLLAFSVLLAALLLLFSDRHLGSSFFVPMGDLVNGRIVGHGDGSPLLWLHLFWFFGHPEVYIAILPGMGLATSIFANFARRTVRGYRTMAGMLVAIGGLGLLVWGHHMFVSGMNPYAGTAFALTTMAIAVPSTVEVLGWLALLSRGGLRLTTPMLFALGFLSFFIAGGLTGPLLAQPALDGYLHNTFFVVGHFHLVMAMAGVFSIFAGIYYWFPLLTGRRMNELAGKLHFWISLFCAYGTFLPMYFSGLAGEPRHYERLAGPATNFAGILANERGITFSALTLGAAQLLFLWNVFHSARRGEPAGQNPWQATTLEWAPPDAPLRVTHGPYDYEGFSAVTKQDTFSSEEILCQWEAASKQE, from the coding sequence ATGAGTCGGATTTTCACTACCGATCACCGGCGCCTCGGGGTGCTTTATCTCTATTTATCGCTCGCCGCAGTCGTGGTGGGAACGCTGCTTTCGCTGCTCATTCGCATTCATCGCATCTGGCCTGACTGGCGTCTGCCGGTTTACGGCCTGATGAAACCTGAGGACTACCTTGCCCTCGTGACCATGCATGGCACCCTGATGGTCTTCTTCGTGCTCACGACCGCTCCGCAAAGCGGTTTTGCCAATCTTGTTTTACCGGCGCAGATCGGTGGCGGCCGCATGGCATTCCCCCGCCTGAACGCCGCCGCATTCTGGCTCGCGGTTCTTTCCTTTGTTGTTCTCCTGGCTGCGTTTTTTGTTCCGCAAGGCGCGCCCATCTCCGGCTGGACGCATTATCCGCCGATGAGCGCCGTCTCCGCCTCCGGCCCCGGACAGGGCGCGGGTATGGACATCTGGCTGGCGAGCATCGGCATCTTCTGCCTTTCCGCCTGGCTCAGCGCGGTCAACCTGCTGGCGACAATCCTGACGCAGCGCTGCTCCGGGATGAGCTGGACGCGGATGCCCATGACCGTCTGGGGTTGGATGGTCGCCTCCATTCTCACGCTGCTGGCTTTCAGCGTGCTTCTCGCCGCCCTGCTGCTGCTTTTTTCCGATCGCCACCTCGGCTCGAGCTTCTTTGTGCCCATGGGCGATCTCGTCAATGGCCGTATTGTCGGCCACGGCGATGGATCGCCGCTGCTCTGGCTCCATCTCTTCTGGTTTTTCGGCCATCCCGAGGTCTACATCGCCATCCTGCCCGGCATGGGCCTTGCAACCTCGATTTTTGCCAACTTTGCCCGGAGAACGGTTCGCGGATACAGGACCATGGCCGGAATGCTGGTCGCGATCGGCGGCCTCGGACTACTGGTCTGGGGACACCACATGTTCGTGAGCGGCATGAATCCCTATGCCGGTACCGCCTTTGCCCTCACCACCATGGCTATCGCGGTTCCCAGCACCGTCGAAGTGCTGGGCTGGCTCGCGTTGCTCTCCCGTGGAGGTCTGCGTCTGACCACGCCGATGCTTTTCGCCCTCGGCTTTCTCTCCTTTTTCATCGCCGGAGGCCTTACCGGACCGCTCCTTGCGCAACCCGCGCTCGACGGCTACCTGCACAACACCTTCTTCGTCGTCGGCCACTTTCATCTGGTTATGGCCATGGCAGGCGTGTTCTCCATCTTTGCCGGCATCTACTACTGGTTTCCACTCCTCACCGGGCGCCGAATGAACGAGCTCGCCGGCAAGCTGCACTTCTGGATCAGTCTCTTCTGCGCCTACGGCACCTTTCTGCCCATGTACTTCTCCGGGCTCGCCGGCGAACCGCGCCACTATGAGCGCCTCGCCGGCCCGGCAACCAACTTTGCCGGTATCCTCGCCAACGAGCGTGGTATCACCTTTTCCGCCCTTACCCTCGGCGCCGCCCAGCTCCTGTTTCTCTGGAATGTCTTCCACAGCGCCCGCCGTGGAGAGCCCGCAGGACAGAATCCCTGGCAGGCAACGACGCTCGAATGGGCCCCTCCGGACGCACCACTTCGGGTCACCCACGGCCCCTACGATTACGAAGGATTTTCTGCCGTCACAAAGCAGGATACCTTCTCCTCAGAAGAGATACTTTGCCAGTGGGAAGCTGCATCCAAACAGGAGTAA
- a CDS encoding NADH-quinone oxidoreductase subunit C: MTDPALDKDAVLQAHAENRAIASLLAAIPDAVTDAKYDRNELTLTIAKDRIRAACKTVQTAGYNFLEDVTCVDWYPSEPRFQVTYHIVSHTLNERVRLIAMVDSVDPTIDSITPIWPSANFYEREVWDLFGVRFHEHPSLRRIMMPEEWKGHPLRKDYPVEGYR; this comes from the coding sequence ATGACCGATCCTGCGCTCGATAAGGATGCTGTTCTTCAGGCTCATGCAGAGAACCGAGCCATTGCCTCCCTTCTTGCTGCCATTCCCGACGCGGTCACCGATGCAAAGTACGACCGTAATGAACTGACACTCACCATTGCCAAGGATCGAATCCGCGCCGCCTGCAAGACGGTGCAAACTGCCGGCTATAACTTTCTCGAAGACGTAACCTGCGTCGATTGGTATCCGAGCGAGCCGCGCTTCCAGGTGACGTATCACATCGTCTCCCACACGCTGAATGAACGCGTGCGGCTGATCGCCATGGTCGACAGCGTCGATCCGACGATCGACAGCATCACGCCGATATGGCCTTCCGCAAACTTCTATGAGCGCGAGGTCTGGGATCTCTTTGGTGTGCGTTTCCATGAGCACCCGTCGCTCCGCCGCATCATGATGCCCGAAGAATGGAAGGGCCATCCGCTACGCAAGGACTACCCTGTGGAGGGCTACCGCTGA
- the pdxS gene encoding pyridoxal 5'-phosphate synthase lyase subunit PdxS, with protein sequence MAEQANTNGYTNTSLRLKVGLAEMLKGGVIMDVMDVEQAKIAEAAGAVAVMALERVPAMIRAEGGVARMANPKLIREIIAVSSIPVMAKARIGHFAEAQILQQLGVDFIDESEVLTMADEVHHIDKHAFKTPFVCGARDLGEALRRIAEGAAMIRTKGEAGTGDVIHAVKHMRQIVQEMKQLTVLSDQELYLAAKNHRAPYELVKMVAQTGKLPVPNFSAGGIATPADASLMMQLGAESVFVGSGIFMKERATPLDVSVNEKGEPNNPEERAEAESRAKAIVIATTHYNDPEILAKASEDVKGSMKGLAVAAIEERELLQTRGN encoded by the coding sequence ATGGCAGAGCAGGCAAACACGAACGGATATACGAACACCAGCCTCCGGCTGAAGGTGGGACTCGCCGAGATGCTGAAGGGCGGCGTGATCATGGACGTCATGGACGTCGAGCAGGCAAAGATCGCCGAGGCCGCCGGTGCCGTCGCCGTCATGGCGCTGGAGCGTGTGCCCGCGATGATCCGCGCCGAGGGCGGCGTGGCCCGCATGGCGAACCCCAAGCTGATCCGCGAAATTATCGCAGTCTCGTCCATCCCGGTGATGGCCAAGGCCCGTATCGGCCACTTCGCCGAAGCGCAGATTCTGCAGCAACTCGGCGTCGATTTCATCGACGAGAGCGAAGTGCTGACCATGGCGGATGAGGTTCACCACATCGACAAGCACGCCTTCAAGACGCCCTTTGTCTGCGGCGCGCGCGACCTGGGTGAGGCCCTGCGCCGTATCGCCGAAGGCGCGGCCATGATCCGCACCAAGGGCGAAGCCGGCACCGGCGACGTGATTCACGCGGTCAAGCACATGCGCCAGATCGTGCAGGAGATGAAGCAGCTGACCGTGCTGAGCGACCAGGAGCTCTACCTGGCGGCCAAGAACCATCGCGCCCCCTACGAACTGGTGAAGATGGTAGCCCAGACCGGCAAGCTTCCCGTGCCGAACTTCTCGGCGGGCGGTATCGCCACCCCGGCCGACGCATCCCTGATGATGCAGCTCGGCGCCGAGTCGGTCTTCGTCGGCTCCGGCATCTTCATGAAGGAGCGCGCCACGCCACTCGACGTCTCGGTGAACGAGAAGGGCGAGCCCAACAACCCCGAGGAGCGCGCCGAGGCCGAATCGCGCGCCAAGGCCATCGTGATCGCCACCACGCACTACAACGATCCTGAAATCCTGGCCAAGGCCAGCGAAGACGTGAAGGGCTCGATGAAGGGCCTGGCCGTCGCAGCGATTGAAGAGCGCGAACTCCTCCAGACCCGCGGGAACTAG
- a CDS encoding NADH-quinone oxidoreductase subunit A yields MPTHPYTWNYIPLLIQILVAVGMGCSMTTVSFLIGRHRRLKTKLEAYECGIPAEGDARGRFSVRFYMVAMLFILFDVEAVFMMPWAVIYRQLPAITGSRWFGFWEMLVYLGFVFIGLFYIMKKGVLDWASDKGDL; encoded by the coding sequence ATGCCTACTCATCCCTATACGTGGAACTACATCCCTCTGCTGATCCAGATTCTCGTTGCAGTGGGTATGGGTTGCTCGATGACGACCGTCTCCTTTCTGATTGGCCGGCATCGCAGGCTCAAGACCAAACTCGAAGCCTATGAGTGCGGCATTCCCGCCGAAGGCGATGCGCGCGGACGCTTCTCCGTGCGTTTCTACATGGTCGCCATGCTGTTCATCCTTTTCGATGTGGAAGCGGTTTTCATGATGCCGTGGGCGGTGATCTATCGCCAGCTGCCGGCGATCACCGGTTCGCGCTGGTTCGGCTTCTGGGAGATGCTGGTCTATCTCGGCTTCGTTTTTATCGGGCTCTTCTACATCATGAAAAAGGGCGTTCTCGACTGGGCTTCAGACAAGGGTGATTTATAA